Below is a window of Oryza brachyantha chromosome 10, ObraRS2, whole genome shotgun sequence DNA.
AACCCAACTCGATCATCATCTCACTGACTGAATTAATTccccttttttctctctttttttttctggtgaaATCAGCACGGTTTCCTGATCAATCGCTCGCTCACCTGGAGCACGCCTTTGCCGGTGGTCAGCTCGACGGTGACGGCCCCGACGAAGCCGAGCATGGCGCCGCGGCTGAGCCACACGTCcagccccccgccgccgccgccgccctttgCCCCCTGCTCGCACCGAACGGTCAGGGACCTCGCGCTCCGCCTTCTCGTGCTACCCCTCCTCATCCTCACCAGCGACCCTGCCCGTTCGAAAATGACAAGCTCGATCACATGCATGGTGTGAAGAAACGGGGACGAAagaagatttttaaaaaaaaaacaaaaagaaacccaaaaattatcaagaaattgCTACTACCTGAAGACGCAGAGCACGCTGGCGTCACGGACAAGCGCGAGCCGCGGCCATGGCCTGGAAGCGGAGGAGCGACATCACCAAGGCAATCAAATCGTACCAATCcgcaaaaagaataaagagcACTacggaagcagcagcagatcaGCCATGGACAAGAGGACCATCGGAGGAGAGGTACGACCACCACCTACCTGGTGCGGCCGCGAGATGGTGGAAGCGAGGAGGAGCAGAGGATGAGAGGAGCTGGGCCATGGATGGGTAGCTGCTAGCTTGCTGTTTCTTGCTTGGAGATCGAGGAGAGGAGGGttggggaagaagaggagcgGTCGGTGCGTGCCTGCTGCTTCCTGTGGTTTCTTATCCGCGCGCGGTGGCAGGTGTGGAGCGAGCTCGCGGTGGTTCGGTTCAGTTCAGCGGCCTGGATGAGGGTCTAAGCTTGACCGTTGGATCAAAACATAAGCGGCCCAGATGGATCGCTCCGTGCAAGTCTCAACTCTCAAAAGAGCAGCTGTGATTATGGGTGGTAATGGGTCAATCActttgcctataaaatttaacagttaggttgaaaataaaattatatagagttttgagctaaaattttttaagaattaaatagggctGCAAAAGTACTCAAAAGCCTTGACCCATTACCACTCCTAGTTGTGATTGGTTTCTTGGCAAACGTGTGATCACTTGTTTGTTCTATTTGATTGTTGTGTTTTGGTGCAGAAAGACAAATTCATTTGATATAGTTCATAGCCAAGGTAACCGGTATAGGGATACTGCGTAGGAGCATCACTCCATGCCCTTGAGCTCATACTCCTAAATGACGTCACTGTTGAATGTCTCATCTACTACTAAGTGAAAATGCTTGCAAGTGGAGCTGCAGCAGGCAATGAGAGTGTTGCCAATAATGTTAGAGACCAGATTGAGGAGGTCAAGGAAGAAGTCAACATTGACGAACCTCATCATCATGGCCAACTGCCTTAGGGCCTCATGAGGTGTGGATCAACTTGATGGGCTATGACCTTGCCTCCTCTTGCAGCTTATGATGTGCATCGTCGCTCATAAGCAACTCTATCTTCTAGATTCAGTGGTCACCAGTGGTCGCTATCGCCGAAAGTGCATTTAGGATTTTGAGCCCCTAATTTGGAAtccttttatttacaaaagtaACTAGAAGAATACCCGTGCATCATGGGCTAGGAGAATGATTCTCTAATCAAGACCGGTGGATTAAATGCATGGGATGATCTTTTATCACCATGTCCATCATGGCCTAGAAGTTTAGAAGAAGAAATAGTGAAATTGGTAggcatttttttagattgtttagAGTCACGGTGCATGAACCAGGTTTGGATTTAGGTCATATCACATGAAGCATGTATTTGGACGAAACTAGCATACATGGTAGAATGAACTTCAATCTTTTTGATAATCATAAGAATGATACAGGGTGAATCTTGTGCGTCATGGGCCTAGAGGTTACACAAAACGATGGGTGCGATGTCGTCAAATTACACCACCTCATAGACCCTTTGGCTTGTGTGGTTGCTAGTGCCTTGTGTTTTGCGAGGCTTGCATGTATGTAGAGTTTTTATTTgtcattttaaatataatcaaAGCAGGCACGACTATATCTAATGCATTAGCCATAAACATCAAGCATGAATATAGTACACCAATAAATCCAGACTACACATCTCACAAGGTCATAtagaattatataaattgttttcttAAACAGTGTCGATGAAGGCCATTAGTAGGGAAGGCTCTATCAAAGCGACCAATAGCCTTAGGACCTCCTCATACGAGGAGTGGATCAACTGAATGAACTACGACCTTTTTCCTCCTCTTGTTCCTTGGGACGTGGATTGCTActcctaagagcaagtataatagcaagtTGTAAGCTGGCCTAATGATGATGTGAATGAGAgatggaaggagagagagaggagaagcgagCTAcaatcttatagccagctcaggcaaagaaccaagaaactctatTAGAGACATATGAGTCATGCATTAATAATGAATAACTAACTATTGTATGGGTGGGCAAAAAGAAGAGTACAAAAGAgttttatagctagctagcttattggctatattattagctttGCTCTAAGTGACTCTGGCTCGTAATGATCGGGTGTTTGGTGGTGTTcattcctcttcctctctctcatttattaaaaagttttcttCCCCTCTTTCTTACCTATAGGGATCAGGGTTACACCAGCTTGGGCTATTAGAGCTTGTTCGTTACGGTATATAAGCCTTGGGGTATTCTGGAACAACTAAATATGTGGGCTCAATTTGTTGTATGTCTCATGTGTTCTAGAAACTCCCAACCTTTTATGTGACACAGGGCACTTTGGTCTTGTGCCGACGGAATGATCGAATTCAATTGAGACGGATTTTTATTCCACACCATACATAAAGCAAGGAGCTCTTGCAGATGCTCCAATTAAAACGAAATTCAATTGTCCTTAATTATTTTGAGATTGCAGCCACACCAAACTTGGTCTGGAGGAACCTCGTGaacgccaccacctcctccgtcTCCGGCATCACGGCCctggccgcggcggtggcggcgaaccgCTCGCTCCACCCGCAGAGCAGCGGCGTCGTGGAGGCGTCCAGGAGGCTGAGCCCGTTGAGCCTCTCGCACGCCCAGAGCGCCGGCAGGAAGCAGCCGAGCGCGACGTCCAGGAGgcccggggaggcggcgccgcggccagAGAAGAAGGCCCCGCCGTCGCTGCGAGCCGTGAAGGCCTCCTCCAGGAGCTTCAGTGCCGCGCGGGCGttcgtcgcggcggcggcccgggcTTCCGGCGTCGGCGCCAGTGAGATGGCGTCCAACGCTGGCCAGAACTGCAAAAATTGGGGATGATCAATCGTTAATCGTAAAACAATCATCAATTATTATCAACAAGTTTAATTAGTCAACGAGTAAATTTTACGATTATATACCACCTCCGTTCCATAAcgtaatatgtttgatttttttataaccttGGGTCATTCGTCTAATCTAAatatttagtacaaatataaaaaatgacaaatcatgcttaaagttcttttgttaataaagtaagtcacaagtaaaataaatgatattttcataattttttaaataagataaatggtcaaacattataaaaaaagtcaaatatattatattataaaacggagagacTAGATCATATCATTGGATGACacatactttaaaaaaaactttatccCTCATTCCATACTTTTTTGGATCATTATATCTCTTCATGTGCATCCAAGTAAGATGATAGTAGAAATAGATCTCCACGCTCTAATGAAATTAGATTAAtggtttagatttattttgattattgGCAGAGATCACCAGCAGGACACTTGTTACTCATGATTATGTAGaatttagtgttaattaattaacaccgTCCAACTACCTTATCATCAATGTAGACGGTCCAGAAGCGATGCATCGCGCGCTCGTACGGGTCCACCGgcaggatgccgccgccggcggcgccccaCGCCTCGTCGACGTACTGCACGATGACGGCGGACTCGCAGATGGCGCGGCcgtcggggaggaggagcacggGGATCTTGCCGTAGACGGGgttggcggcgaggaggcggtcgCTCTTCCGCGGGTGGAACTGCTCCTCCACCAGCTCGTACTCCACCCCGCGCAGCGCCAGCGCCATGCGCGCCCGCAGCGTGAACGGGCTCAGCTTCCCGCCCAGCAGCCGcaccccctccgccgccgccgccgcctcgccgttgGGTGCCCGCGCCGCCATCGCACGCTGAGAAAGAGAGCCTCGAATCGATGCTCTCGCTTCTGCAAGGTTTCCCTGACTGCTTAAATGGAggtcgctcgccgtcgccggtagAGGTAGGTGGGTAGCTGCGGCGCGTGCGTGCCGTTGCGAGCTACTCCTTGcagatcttttttttctttttcttttgcacgAATCTTGGCGCGGGCGCTCTCCTGATCGGACGGCCGCAGTGGCGGATACGTCTCGTTCGCCGATTGGTCGCGTGCTCGCGGTCGCTTCcactctctctcctccgctgctTCGctcagccgccgcgccggaggGGACGACGAAGGCCGGAGAGCTCGCCGTCGGGTTGCGCCGGTACGAGACCTTGCTCTTCTCCTTCCTGGTTTACTCGGAGCTCCCCTGACTCGCCCGCCTGCTCTGCGCAACCTCGGtaacccctcctcctcccctctcgcgaCGGCTTCGCCGTGCGCGTGCCCTTGGGAGCTCGCCGACCCCTTCCCCTTCTCCGCCGTCGCGCGAAGGGAGCGGAGTCGGTCCAGTGCGCCGGCAAGCCTCTCGTCTCCCGACGGCCATAAGCCCCCTCTACTTTCGGCCCCTAAGTTCGTCTTGATTTGGGAATTCCGCTGGGATTTCTCGAAGCAAACGCTGTGATTTAGGAATTTTGAAGCTTTGTAGCATAGCTAGTATGTACTTATGCTTGCTTGGATTCTCTCATTTGTGATTGTGTATGGATGAGCTTCTCGGTGATCTCGTGTGCAGTTGTGTTGGTTTCACTGATGGAGATGGGGATGAATTTCGTGCAGCCCAATGCTAGATTTCCTGTGTCGCACAAGTCCATCTCGTTGGATATCAAGGTGAGATTCTGGCTCAAGTAACCTATCAGATCTTATTTGGGGCTTATTTCGTTGTGAACTAAAGGATATACGACAGTTCGATAAAACACCTTTAGAAAGGAAAAAACAGTGTAACAGAACTGTTCCTGATGAGGGGTCAATGGGACATATGACCAGATATCATTAGCCACTGTCTTAAGGAAAAGATATCGTCTGTCGTTGGACAGAACATGATCTTCATTCGATAATGTTGCTTTGTCAACCATTATCACTTTGGCAAATTGTGATGGCTCCTTGCAAGAATCACATTTGCATAGTTTGGTGGTAGTTATTTGAGTTCTTTGCGTGCagctaaattattttcattctgTTTTCTAGGGCAATAAGACAGACATTGTAATCAGCAAGTATGAGGATAGATTTCTGGTCAGTTACACCTTGCAATtgatatttgatcggatgccAAGTTTTCACATTTGAAATATGCTCACGTATCATAAATCTACAGGTGATTGTGACACAAATAGGATGCATGGGAACCATATTATCTGCCAAGTATGTTTCCGACTCTCATGCAGATGCCTTTTGATTAACATGTAAACATGGTTTATTCTGAGCATTTCCAGTTCAGGATAGACAATTCGTTCTGTGCATTGCCAGTATGGTgctattgaaatttgaaaccTTCAAATCTCTGCTTTTAGATGATGGTTCTGAAAGAGCAGTGAGAATccatcaacatatatatgtctttGTGTTTATTTCCTAGTTGCAAAAAGGCTAGGTAACTGTTGAGCATAGATTTTGATGCACATCAGGTCATAACTCATAACTTTCTGGATGGTCTAGTTTATGCAGGATAATGCTTCTGTTCTTTCTTCAACATGATATGTGATAGTTCACAGATAGCACTTTATTGATGATATTCTGACTATAAGGTGACAGCAATGTTATGGAGGTTTGTAGCTTAGGAAAAGCTAACCTGATaacattttatagaaaaagctAGGGcattgctgctgttgttgttaCTATGTGCTATTTTTCCTTCCACATTAATATTCCTGATCACGCTTTCTTACTCCTTAATAGGAAGGAGGAAAGTGTTTTTTCTGATCCAACCTACAATGTATCTGTTCTTTTTGGAAAGAGAGATGAGGTAAGATTATTATATTGTTCAATGTAAGTTCTGACCATGGATACATCTAATGAATGTGCATATTGTTGTGATTGCAGCCATTACTACTAGCTTGTGCACGCCAACTTATTGAACATATAAGGTTTGATCTGTTCACCATTTACTTCCGCTATTTGGTTTCCCCACATATTCAAAAACTTCTTTTATGATATCTTCTTGCTTCTCAtgcaactaaaaattaaacttcaTGCTAGTTTCATGGATATGCACTTGAAGCTGTGTCCACATCTATGTATGATTCCTTTTACTTTTGAACATAATTTGTACCAATAGGCGACTCTTATTTTAATCTGCCGTTGGATTTCATTATGAAGATACAAATGTCTCCGAACAATAGCCATTTGATTGTGGTCAATGTAATTATATCTTCAACTATTTTGGTGACTTTTTCATTGCTGAAGTTATTTACGTAATGTCTCCAACTATGGCCATTTGATTGTCCAATTCTCTGATTTGTAAACTTTTCCTTCGCATTTGTACCGCACCCCATTTTCTAAAGACACGGTAAAGGAATATTATGTATGAGGGACTGTATCTGTATTGCTGTTTTGTGCAGCTGAACTCGCACTTGTTTGTTGCAGTGGTAGTGGCTCAGCACGTTCATTGATGATTTCTCTTGGTCTGAAGGATCATTCCCAGGTATTTTAGCTTCCTTTCACATGTCTGTAATTCTTCGTGTTATTTTTTCTCCTGCATCTTGGCAAATCAGCAAGTATAGTAAACTATTCATGCGTCTTAGTGCAGTCTGATGATAGTCTCATCATTTTTTGTATTGAAATCAATAGTGTTCTCGTGTATG
It encodes the following:
- the LOC102707432 gene encoding stress enhanced protein 1, chloroplastic-like; translation: MAQLLSSSAPPRFHHLAAAPGHGRGSRLSVTPACSASSGSLVRMRRGSTRRRSARSLTVRCEQGAKGGGGGGGLDVWLSRGAMLGFVGAVTVELTTGKGVLQNVGLTSPVPTLALALTGVVGVAAAFLIFQSASRD
- the LOC102703620 gene encoding probable glutathione S-transferase BZ2, which encodes MAARAPNGEAAAAAEGVRLLGGKLSPFTLRARMALALRGVEYELVEEQFHPRKSDRLLAANPVYGKIPVLLLPDGRAICESAVIVQYVDEAWGAAGGGILPVDPYERAMHRFWTVYIDDKFWPALDAISLAPTPEARAAAATNARAALKLLEEAFTARSDGGAFFSGRGAASPGLLDVALGCFLPALWACERLNGLSLLDASTTPLLCGWSERFAATAAARAVMPETEEVVAFTRFLQTKFGVAAISK
- the LOC102707712 gene encoding proteasome assembly chaperone 3 encodes the protein MEMGMNFVQPNARFPVSHKSISLDIKGNKTDIVISKYEDRFLVIVTQIGCMGTILSAKKEESVFSDPTYNVSVLFGKRDEPLLLACARQLIEHISGSGSARSLMISLGLKDHSQATVKDIVSTIIENRLW